The following nucleotide sequence is from Salmo salar chromosome ssa08, Ssal_v3.1, whole genome shotgun sequence.
GGACTACAAACATGGGTCATTATAATGTCCATACAATATATTTGACACTACAAACTACTCCAAGTGGATATTGAGGGTGGGTAGTCTTATTAACCAGTGAGGACGAGATGACAACAGCGACCATCGAGGCTCTCTACATTTacctttagtcatttagcagacgctcttatccagagagacttacaggcccaattagggttaagtgcattgctcaagggcacatcgacagatgtttcacttagtctgctcagggattcaaaccagcaacctttcgtacTGGCCAAACCAGTACgtctaggctacttgccgccctcTCTCTTAATGAACCTGATTGGTCAAGGAGATTTTGAGTGACAGTTGGTTAAACCACTGAAAAGATCCACTTCACTTCCCTCTTTTGGGACCCTTATGGGGGAACAATAGTCAAATATGAGCATTTGATTTTGTGCTTATTTGTAACTTGACAACAAAGACTGACTTTCAAAGATGATTAAGTAACATCCTTTGATACCCTTTGATATCTCTACTACACTCATTGATTGGAGATACAGTCAACTCCTATACAGTTTATGTGATGGTGGATTGGTACTGTTGAGAATGTTATCACCAGGCCTAAATTGGAGCATGTAAATGGAGCATGTAAATATCTGTAGCAAGTAAAAAGAATATATTAAATCTCTCAGATATAAgacagaacaaacttcctttagattgtTTTTTGACTACTTGTTGTTccgtgtagtgaatctgttatttaatgcatttcaattggctaatagcagtaatgccaCATTCAGTGTTTCATCCAATAatgttgttatatatatttttatatattaagGGGTCTTAAATTTAAAAATCcagtagctaaatgatccttggtatgaccatcttaaaacaattccatattttAGTTTAGAACCCCCCACCCCATTTTAGACAGGGCTTATACTCTAGATGGATCATTTGTGGCTTTGTTCTTATGATAAAAGCCATGTATGTCAATAATTAAAAAATTCTGGAtgaaaacaataatccaaaaaacAACCATGTGTAACGGGGTGCataactggtggcagtgaagtcagatgcaggagagcagaaacgAGGAAATAGCAGGAGCAGTTTAATATATAAACCACCGGCAAAAACAAATAATCAATCATGTGTACAATACTCGACGCGCACCAGAAAACAATGTGCGCATGCaccttacaataaacaattccacacaaagacatggggggaacagagggttaaatacagaacacttaatgagggaaatgagaaccaggtgtgtaggaaaacaagacaaaacaaatggaaaatgaaaagtggattgacgATGGCTAGACGATCGGTGACGccgaccgctgaacgccgcccgaacaaagagaggaaccgacttcggtggaagtcgtgacaccatgAGCCTATTGCGAATTCCATTACATGTTTATAATAAAAACTATTAATACAAGCGGGGGGGtgaacattttggtttttgcccgagCACTACACAGCTGGTTCAAATAGCCAACTCATTATCAAGTTTGACGAttagaatcagctgtgtagtgctagggtaaaAAACAAAATGTTCACCCAGAGGAGGGCTCCAGGACCGAGTTTTGGAAACCCTGCTCTATGGCTCTAACTCAATTTGTCTTTCATTGATTCCTCTCCTCCTAACTCCTCATCAgagtgttgtaactggtctgtagctggtctctctctttaatcAGGGTCTTGTagctggtctgtctcctcagtcagggtgttgtaactggtctgtagctggtctttctctttaacctgatatggatagggggcagtattttcacggccggataaaaaacatacccgatttaatctgtttattactcctgcccagaaactagaatatgcatataattgtttgatttggatagaaaacaccctaaagtttctaaaactgtttaaatggtgtctgtgagtataacagaactcatatggcaggccaaaacctgagaagattccaaacaggaagtgccctctctgaccatttcttggccttctttagcctctttattgaaaacagagcatctctgctgtaacgtgacactttctaaggctcccataggctctcagaaggcgccagaacattgaatgatgactctgcagtctctggctgaaaaacagtagagcatttggatagtggttgatctgagaacaatgcgtttgacatgcttcgaagtacagtaatggaatattttgaaattttttgtcacgaaatgcgccggcgcgttacccttcggatagtgtcttgaacgcacaaacaaaacgccgctatttggatataactatggattatttggaaccaaaccaacatttgttgttgaagtagaagtcctgggagtgcattctgacgaagaacggcaaaggtaatccaatttttcttatagtaaatctgagtttggtgagtaccaaacttggtgggtgtcaaaatagctagcctgtgatggccgggctatctactcagaatattgcaaaatgtgctttcaccgaaaagctattttaaaatcggacaccgcgattgcataaaggagttctgtatctataattcttaaaataattgttatgctttttgtgaacgtttatcgtgagtaatttagtaaattcaccggaagtgttcggtgggaatgctagttctgaacgtcacatgctaatgtaaaaagctgtgttttgatataaatatgatcttgattgaacaaaacatgcatgtattgtataacataatgtcctaggagtgtcatctgatgaagatcatcaaaggttagtgctgcatttagctgtggttttagtttttgtgacattatatgctagcttgaaaaatgggtgtgtgattatttctggctgggtactctcctgacataatctaatgttttgctttcgttgtaaagcctttttgaaatcggacattgtgGTGAGATAAAGGAgagccttgtctttaaaatggtgtaaaatagtcatatgtatttgtatttcgcgccacgccctatcagtagatattggagcggtgttccgctagcggaacgtctagatgtaagaagttaatcAGGGTGTTGTAAcacttaccttggggtggtcagtatTATTATAGAGCAGTTGTCTCTTACCTTggtgtggtcagtgttattatagagcagtactctcttaccttggggtggtcagtgttattatagagcagtagtctcttaccttggggtggtcagtgttattagagcagtagtctcttaccttggggtggtcagtgtaattagagcagtagtctcttaccttggggtggtcagtgttattatagagcagtagtctcttaccttggggtggtcagggTTATTATAGAGCAGAAGTCTCCTACCTTGGGGTGGCCAGTGTTATAGAAGTATTCACTCACCTTGGGGTGATTTAacctctcgttaatctaaccacattgtccgatttcaaaaatgctttacagcgaaagcaaaacattagattatgtcaggagagtaccctgccaaattACCTGGGTGCTGGTCTCCTGGTCCATTATTAGGAGCAGTGtctgctgtctcttctctcttggtGCTGGTCTCACCGTCTCTCAGGGTGTCTGCACTGATGTAGATATccacaatcctctcctccatctgacCTCTGTTAAACTTGACCTTCTTGTTCATATCTGGTTCAGCATAGATGACCTTTGACATCTTTAACAATGCCTGGGTCTTTCTTTCTATGCAGGTAAACTATACATTAAGTCTCTGCTTCTTGTgatatctctgtctctgagtgatctgtgtgtctctgtctgtgggaCTGCTGTAGGTGTTAACTCTAGGGAAGTATcaacatgatgacatgggtagtTGTGTCTATGCTaatacaaaaaatataacaaGTTTGCATACTTGTGTGCGTACCTGTGTGCAAGTGCGCATGTGAGAGATTGTTTCAGTGGTTATTGTTAAAATATTTTCTGCAGCACAATATAAATCATTCCATGTCTCTACATGGTCATCTTGTCCAGAGTATATCTCAACACAGTCCTCCTGTCCAGGGTATGGGACTTTCTATTTGTGATGATGGACAGGACACTATCATACCAGGAAGATATAGAGGGGAAGTGGAGAACAAAGGCTAGCTGCTAACATATATTAAATATCATATGAAACAGCCCCAAGATAATTCAGGGAGTTTCCAGAACTCCCCCTTCCTTTCACTTTTCTGCTGATTTGGACCCTCTGTTTACTCCCAAATATACATCAACATGTTCAGGAGGTCCAGGACTACACACATGGGTCATTACAATGTCCATACAATAGATTTGAGACTACAAACTGCTCCAAGTGGATATTGAGGGTGGGTAGTCTTAACCAATGAGGAGGAGATGGCGACAGAAACGGACGCAGCTCTGTTCTCTCTTAATGAACCTGATTAGTGGAGGAGGTTTTGAGTGACAGCTGGTTGAACCACTGAAAATAACAACTTCACTTCCCTCTTTTGAGACCCATATAGCAGAGTCTGATGTACTATCTTCATGTTGTCTCTGGTAAACAGGAAGCTACAATATCAGGAAACAAGTAGGACTTTTATTAATATATTAATACAAACAAATACAACATTTGTGTGCATGAGtttgagacaaagagagagagagacagagacagaggaggaagttCTGtgcactgtagtctactgtatgtgttacaGCATGTTgccatggtgattttaaaacacttTCTCACAAACCCAGTTGAGTTTGCTGCCACATGACATGTCATTCCATGCCTTTAGAGGACTCTGATCTTTGTGTATCTCAGCACAGTCCTCGTCCCCATTAGGACCTGCATTATCAGGCTGTTTGgcataccagtacctacagggttaaaaacagtcagatatcatggttaataccagtacctacagggttaaaaacagtcagatatcacggttaataccagtacctacagggttaaaaacagtcagagatcacgttaataccagtacctacagggttaaaaacagtcagatatcatgattaataccagtacctacagggttaacaacagtcagatatcatggttaataccagtacctacagggttaacaacagtcagatatcattgttaataccagtacctacagggttaacaacagtcagatatcatggttaataccagtacctacctTGTTAATACAAGTACCTACAGGATTAACAACAATAAGACATCACAGTTATAACATCATAATACTAAATAATATGTAGACATTTGTCATCTGATAGTTAACTGTGTTGACTGCTATCATCAATATCAGTAACCTGCATAGAAAAAGGTTGAAAGGAGCCTTATTGACAGATTAGTTATCATCTCTCACCCTGTGGTCAGTGGGGTGCCGTCCACCCATTTCCAGGTCCCCTcattaacagagtcagtcagaccaatccagacTCTCTTCTTGAGGTTGAAGAGAAATGTCTGTTGTTGAGAAAGATAAATAAACAGATGTTTATGTTTGATCATATCTACCCCCTGCAcacccatccctctccctctccctctctctccctctccctctccctctccctctccctctccctctcacctgttCCTTATCACTGTTTATGATCACCAGGTCTGCACCTCTCTTCAGacagtcctgtctgctctccttcCAGGTTTTAGACTCAGTTGACAGGAAGTACCAACTGGATTCAAACTTCTGCCAGCCTTCAAGACAGGTTTGAAAATATTGATAAAAATAAGAATTTTCTTCAATTTATCACACTGGACACTTAATGAAAAAACACACTCATGATCAGTTGTGTATTGTTAATGATAATTTATTACTGTAGGTTTACTCACTGAGATTGGTAAACCTCCCGCTAAGAAAATCTCTCTCAGTCTGTAGCTTGTCTCTCTttttagtcagggtgttgtaactggtctgtagctggtctctctctttagtgagggtgttgtaactggtctgtagctggtctctctctttagtcagggtgttgtaactggtctgtagctggtctctctctttagtcaggttgttgtagctggtGTGTAGCTGTTTTATCTCTGCAGATGAGTTGGTCTTATAGGCTAAGAAGCTCTTAGAGACCCCATCATCTGTTATAACAACAACAAAGTGTATCAATAAAATAGATAATCTGGTGAATTGTAGGTGAATGCTGGTGAATTGTAGGAATTGTAACTTAAGACTTACAGTAGACAGACTggcctatgatcccagccagtagaacacacagcagccccagacacactgcagcaacTCTGGAGGATCTCTTCCCTGAGCTATCAGGCTCTGTGGACACAGGTACTGTACATAGCATCATCAATGAGACACAATCACACTTTAAAGTGATGTTTTCTCACCTCATCTCTCTTCCTGTTGGTGGGGACTTGTGGTTGTTAAAGATACAGCTTCACACATTAACAGGAAATATAGTGTCCAGCTACAGCTATCTCCTAGCCTTGCTaacattaggtagctagctaatgttagtagAATTCATATGTTTAGGACATTCGTAAGATATTGTATGTTtttcaaattcgtaacatatacaaATTGTAGTTCGTAACATCATAGAAATTGTCATTTGTAACATACAAAATGGatcatggacatccacaaattgatTCATATCATATGAAACCTATCATATTACACTAAATAGAGTGACTCGTATTTACGTTCAGAATAAAAAGAAATGCATTGAGACCAGGTTGGAAGTACACAGTGGCGATTTGCATTGGACTTAATGAACATGATAATGAATGTTTCAGCAGTTAGTAAACATCCTAAAATACAGAGCCTCAAACATTTCAGAACATTTAACCTCTAGTCTTTATAGGAACAACGTTTCATTTAGGAGATGTAGTATTTAGCGTTTCATGTATCCTTTTCCACAAGCATATCAATTCCAAAGCTTTCTCTTGTGAAGTAAGACCTATATTTGGAAGACACAATGTATTCTGTTTTTGAATATTTAATAATCTGTTTGTTACAGTTTATTTTACTCAGTTGAATTTTGAAGCCTTGGAGCGTGGGGCATCGGCCTTCCTCATCACATTAACATAGGCACAATTGTTTATGCGGCAAGTGGAAGGATAATAACCATTAGTTTAAACTtccatgtgtgtgtctctatgactACAGTGTACTTACCAGTGTTCTGAGATTCAGGTTGTTTATCTATGCTCCTGTTCACTGTATCCTGTCCACAGCTCTTCCTGTCCACATTAGCATAAATCTCCTCAGACTGCTCCATATAAAGGCTCATTCTAATTGCCACCTTAAAATATACTTTGGTACTTTatgtatctacacacagtacaACAAACAGTATATTATGTTGTATATCCTGTTATTCAGCTGCTTTAGTTTAACAGTCTGTTGTGTCTGAGAACGTACAGTGTTATAGGTGTAGGGAAGACTTCACACCTTAACCAGTGGTTTGAACAGACAGCAACCTCCAGGAAGAGACACAACAGCAGATAGACACCATGATGAGTGTGTAGGTATGTAGTAGACAGGTCCACTGGTGTATGGTACATTGTGTTGCTGTTGGTAACCTACACGTTGTCTCTTGTACAGTGAAGGTTGTGAGTGATTCTCACCTTCTATTAGCATTgattttgtgtgagtgtgtttcctCTCAGTAATGTTCTGCCCTCTATGTGTGTCCAGGTCACACTGTTTTAAGTATCCAATCACATTCAGTCAGGAAGCTGGTCGACCTTTTAAAATAACTTTGTTCCTTCATTTATTAATCTGTGcttttgttattcttattgttgaAGTGTTAAGCATAGGTTAATAATTGGACCCACTTTTTTTGGAAAATCACGTGACATGTTTCTAATAAAACTAATGAAGAATAATTTTCCAGAGTACAGTATGTCTACGTATTCTCCTCTAAAACTAAAAAGATCAATTATTTGTCttattttttctctcttcctcattcTCTAAATGTTCTTCTTccttctctatatctctctctgacACTTAGGCTCTATCTCaattagtctcctctcctcctatctcttctcctcctcttatcTCCTCTTCTCCGTATCGCTGTATCCAACCATCAACATAGTAATTATtaccagctagctaatgttagtacAATTCATATGTTTAGgacatttgtaacatattgtacatatttgcaaattcgtaacatatcatacacattgtaatttgtaacatatcatacaaaatggatgacggGCATCCACAAATTGATATATACCATATGAAAGGTAATATATCACATTAAAATGTAGTGTCtctgatttacgtacagaataatacgaaaggTTTTGAGACTAGTTTGGAAATATACAGTGGCAAGTTGGTGTACATACTGTAGGACTTTATCAGCATAATAATTACTAGACTACAAGAaaaacaatgagagagagagtttccaATCATGTTCCTAAAAGTATATGTTTTGACTCATGGATGTCATTCCATGAGAACTGTAGATGTATCGTAGAAGCCAAGTACTACTTGAATTTGAAAAtgtaatggaaagagagagagaaaatatgtgTTGATAATGGTATGCTCATCTTTGACAGTGTCTTTAAAGCTGTAAAAATAGGACCATGTTTATAATTGAGGAGGATGTTTGTACCACAGTGTCtgactgtctggatctctgtgttGTTTAGGTACTGGAGGACAGAACAGCCTGATGGTAATTGGCAGGAGGACTGTGttgagatatactatatacaagATGAGCCTGTAAAGACATGGAATGATGACAAATGTAGCAAATATCAAAACTGGATCTGTGAGAAAGTGATGTAACAACAACCTACTAtgacaattctctctctctctctctctctctctctctctctctctcgttcgtctcgttcgttcgttcgttcgttcgtttgtTGATGGTGGAATACAGTGCTGAATGGTTAAGTGATGATTccacctagtggttaaagtgaGAGATGAAGTCACCACAGAGGTGAAAtagtggtattacagacttgtctATGATCTCtttctcagttcatctttcctcaattcctcctcacatcctctctcctcccctctttctcaaaACTCATTGGAGAATACAATCCTAGGGGAGGGACCTTGGACCTTCTCCTACAAtagggttgagtgtgtgttacCAGAGTACGGATCTCCTGGTCCATTATTAGGAGCAGTGtctgctgtctcttctctcttgctGCTGGTCTCACCGTCTCTCAGGGTGTCTGCACTGACTTAGATATCTACAACGATCTTAACCGCTAGAAGACCTGCAGCCCTCTCTTTTCATGAACCTGATTGGTTGAGGAgattttgagtgacagctagttGAATGACTGAAAAGATCCACTTCACTTCCCTCTTTTGGGGCCCATATAGGGAAACAACAGTCAAATATGAGCATTTGATATTGTGCTTATATGTAACTTGACAGCAAAGACTGACTTTCAAAGGTTATtagaacacacagcagccccaaCAACACTGCAGCATCTCCAGAGGGTCTCTTCCACCACTGAACATTTACTGAATCACAAATTATTAAAGATCTTTGGTAATGTGTTTTACTGTATCATCCAGGATTGGGACAAATAAAGATCTAGTAACACAGGGTAACCTCACCTGTAATatatactgtgttatgtgtgtagtgtgtgtgtgtgtgttcatgcaatcTTACCTGAAGCAACAACTCCATCTCTTGGACTGGGCTTGAAGGCTCCTACGTTGGCATATAATTGGCCATCAATGTCTGTGTTCTTCATTGCATCAGGTTCATCATCTTCAAATCTATCTGGGATTTCATAGACTCCCTCTGACATCTTAACACACTTCTGGTCAAATACAGTAACTTCTACTTCTAACCTCAACTCTAATGTACGTCTGTAGCTGTGTCTTCTTCCTGCACTGTCCTGGGTCTGTGTGATTTATGGTTGTGAAACTCCTTGTCAGTCAACCACAGTGGATGATAAATTGTGAAATCAACAGAACACTGGCCACCATGTGACTCCAACCAGCGTTAGTGTgacaatataatacatgatatgactcccaccagtcttagtgtgataatataatacatgatatgactcccaccaatCTGAgtgtgataatatactacatgatatgactcccaccagccttagttaaTAATATACTGCacgatatgactcccaccagccttagtttgataatataatacatgatatgactcccaccagccttagtttgataatttaatacatgatatgactcccaccagccttattgtgataatataatacatgatatgactcccaccagccttagtgtgataatataatacacgatatgactcccaccagccttagtttataatatactacacgatatgactcccaccagccttagtgtgataatataatacatgatatgacccCAAcaagtcttagtttgataatataatacatgataagaCTCCCACCAATCTTaatgtgataatataatacatgatatgacttccaccagtcttagtgtgataatataatacatgatatgactcccaccagccttagtttgataatataatacatgatatgactcccaccagccttagtttgataatataatacgtgatatgactcccaccagccttagttcgATAATATAATAcaagatatgactcccaccagccttagtgtgataatataatacatgatatgactcccaccagccttagtttgataatataatacatgatatgactcccaccagccttagtgtgataatataatacatgatatgaatcccaccagtcttagtttgataatataatacatgatatgactcccaccagtcttagtgtgataatataatacatgatatgactcccaccagtcttagtttgataatatactacatgatatgactcccaccagtcttagtttgataatatactacattgTATGACTATATATCATGTTATATGATGTATGTGTGAATTCACAAGGTCCCAATTTTGGATCTGCTAAAATAAATTGGGATCCTGTTAATATACATATAGACTACATATATCCTGACTGAGTTTACAGCACCCCCAGCCTTCAAATGGAGAGCACATTATGGCTCTCACTCTGTGACTGATGGTGTAGGGAGAAGTTGCACCTAGATACTGACCTTAGGCCGATATTACATTTCCACCACTAATGGTTGAGGTTAAGATTGGGGAGGGaaacctggtcctagatctgtaccaAGGGGAAACTTCCTCCTGAAGTGTGACCGGCCACCAATGACTGTATAGGGGTCTTGTTCTATATATGCTGACTGTGAGAGTTAGAATGAAAAAGCAGAAGTTCTGACAATATCTCCACAGTTTCAGTTTTAAGGGAAAAGAAAGAAGAACAAAAACCCTTAACATGTATTATGATAACAAGTTCATATTTCCACCCTGTCTTTTATTACAACATAACATATACATACTGGTTACATCTCATGACACAACTCTCTCTGCACTGATTCCACTGTTCCACATGACATCTACCTACATTAACTATTATACAACTCTATAGCTCTACTCTTTTCCACATGAGGAGAGAAAGCATCACACAGATCCTTAGATACAGGGACAGAGTCAAAGGTGGCCCCCTGGTGgacgtagtactaactacaggtacagctgtagtgttggtgacagagacctgggtggatgtagtactaactacaggtacagctgtagtgttggtgacagagacctgggtggatgtagtactaactacaggtacagctgtagtgttggtgacagagacctgggtggatgtagtactatctacaggtacagctgtagtgttggtaaCAGAGACCTgtgtggatgtagtactaactacaggtacagctgtagtgttggtgacagagacctgcgCCCTCTTTCCCAAAAGCATATTATGGCTAAGTGAATCTTAGAACAATAGGATGCTATGGTAATAATAATGGACTTAGCCTTAAGAATTGAAACCTGTCCCTGGGCTGTAGAgctctgtcatgacgttggcctcttttggtacagggaggacagttgactccCTCctttttgcaccaccacccaacctaccttccccccaatccaccctgtgtgtaaagggttgcaaaaactctaaaattccagtagagtctctggccacatggcccatagagagacaaaggaaattcttccaactcatagaattggagaaccgagcgacatgtgtgtgctggagaaggtatggaagattggtgaagaatccagctacgaactgatccgcttggtacaattttgtgatactcagaagagacaatatagccatattaccataaaactgtttatataatagcatcagcttgagacttgcaacataatggttgtatagaatgtattaataaggataaagcttttgtaagacattgagatgctatgtactgatgtaatgtgatagaattgtatttctgtaaccaagtctagctcACTCATCGGcccgcccccagggacacatacaggaccaggtgtcatttgacaagcctgttctatgggcactataaaacaccccctgatttacatttcttcagaccaggcctacactctatggcctataggttttaccatccaattcctctactgaaagtgaaccataccacgtggttaacttttagactattgataccgacagaataagaacaagtctttgatattaattattagtctgcagctaagtaaattatatcattgaacgcaaagaccaacgaaacaaccattcgatgacgacattaataaTTGTCGCTTTGAAaaatccattctaaccgagagagagactctccatcagaactactctccaacaagaatcagaacgacacactgagcgtaaatatatattgattgcaattgttcccgaatgagtgagccttcaattgtcaattgttaatattaatgaactcggtgtgccacagctgaccttttatgatccattgttcaacaggccgacctgcctgttttagcccacaagggcacattcctctaccaatcctttgtgacgataattactgtttgtatgttttctgttaattacttagtgtagtaaataaatgattttaagacaat
It contains:
- the LOC123723751 gene encoding CD209 antigen-like protein E isoform X2 — protein: MSEGVYEIPDRFEDDEPDAMKNTDIDGQLYANVGAFKPSPRDGVVASEPDSSGKRSSRVAAVCLGLLCVLLAGIIGQSVYYDGVSKSFLAYKTNSSAEIKQLHTSYNNLTKERDQLQTSYNTLTKERDQLQTSYNTLTKERDQLQTSYNTLTKKRDKLQTERDFLSGRFTNLSWQKFESSWYFLSTESKTWKESRQDCLKRGADLVIINSDKEQTFLFNLKKRVWIGLTDSVNEGTWKWVDGTPLTTGYWYAKQPDNAGPNGDEDCAEIHKDQSPLKAWNDMSCGSKLNWVCEKVF
- the LOC123723751 gene encoding CD209 antigen-like protein E isoform X1, with the translated sequence MSEGVYEIPDRFEDDEPDAMKNTDIDGQLYANVGAFKPSPRDGVVASVPVSTEPDSSGKRSSRVAAVCLGLLCVLLAGIIGQSVYYDGVSKSFLAYKTNSSAEIKQLHTSYNNLTKERDQLQTSYNTLTKERDQLQTSYNTLTKERDQLQTSYNTLTKKRDKLQTERDFLSGRFTNLSWQKFESSWYFLSTESKTWKESRQDCLKRGADLVIINSDKEQTFLFNLKKRVWIGLTDSVNEGTWKWVDGTPLTTGYWYAKQPDNAGPNGDEDCAEIHKDQSPLKAWNDMSCGSKLNWVCEKVF